A window of Gambusia affinis linkage group LG03, SWU_Gaff_1.0, whole genome shotgun sequence contains these coding sequences:
- the srrd gene encoding SRR1-like protein isoform X1, with product MSSDSGEEWQVVRRGKGASRTFRSHQQIPSVCLQEQLDVEKLVRRIRDTVSDLRAEEIWQQWKNQLLVSTSLSRPSDSLKTEGQQDKDSEATVRQQQECVCYGLGSFSSCVSARYQLAMLLLLLDAEHIPLKDCSLYDPAFSVTEKDILRELGLTVLTENEEGKRLASKPTLFYLMHCGKALYNNLLWQNWNPHCLSLVTIIGNCFSGIRERTIERELKQDYSYISKAVDLCEERLLPCPSRLIDVFSDTAVITFPSERLNKLPSSTWTDSPEPQYQHCSDLEIILKQTPVLDSPVISPS from the exons ATGTCGTCGGATTCTGGAGAAGAGTGGCAGGTAGTTCGACGGGGAAAAGGTGCATCCAGGACATTTCGATCTCACCAACAAATTCCCTCTGTATGTCTTCAGGAGCAGCTGGATGTTGAGAAACTTGTCAGACGGATCAGAGACACAGT GTCTGACCTGAGAGCTGAAGAGATTTGGCAACAGTGGAAAA ATCAGCTTCTAGTTTCAACATCCCTATCAAGACCTTCAGACAGTCTGAAGACTGAAGGCCAGCAGGACAAGGACTCAGAGGCGACAGTACGCCAGCAGCAGGAGTGTGTGTGCTATGGCCTCGGCTCCTTTTCTTCATGTGTCTCAGCCCGCTACCAGCTGGCCatgttgctgctgctactgGATGCAGAACAT ATTCCCTTGAAGGATTGCTCTCTTTATGATCCTGCATTCTCCGTCAcagaaaaggacattttaagAGAGCTGGGTTTGACTGTGCTCACAGAAAATGAG GAGGGGAAGCGTCTGGCCTCTAAGCCCACCTTATTTTATCTAATGCACTGTGGAAAAGCTCTTTACAACAACCTGCTGTGGCAAAACTGGAACCCACACTGTTTGTCTCTGGTTACAATCATCGGAAACTGCTTCAGCGGCATCAGAGAGAG GACCATCGAGAGGGAATTGAAGCAGGATTACAGCTACATCAGCAAAGCTGTGGATTTGTGTGAAGAGAGACTTCTGCCTTGTCCTTCCCGTCTGATAGACGTCTTCAGTGATACAGCAGTTATCACTTTTCCTTCAGAGCGACTGAACAAACTCCCCTCATCTACGTGGACTGACTCACCTGAACCACAATACCAACATTGCTCAGATTTAGAAATTATACTGAAACAAACACCCGTCTTAGACTCTCCAGTGATAAGTCCTAGCTAA
- the srrd gene encoding SRR1-like protein isoform X2 — MSSDSGEEWQEQLDVEKLVRRIRDTVSDLRAEEIWQQWKNQLLVSTSLSRPSDSLKTEGQQDKDSEATVRQQQECVCYGLGSFSSCVSARYQLAMLLLLLDAEHIPLKDCSLYDPAFSVTEKDILRELGLTVLTENEEGKRLASKPTLFYLMHCGKALYNNLLWQNWNPHCLSLVTIIGNCFSGIRERTIERELKQDYSYISKAVDLCEERLLPCPSRLIDVFSDTAVITFPSERLNKLPSSTWTDSPEPQYQHCSDLEIILKQTPVLDSPVISPS; from the exons ATGTCGTCGGATTCTGGAGAAGAGTGGCAG GAGCAGCTGGATGTTGAGAAACTTGTCAGACGGATCAGAGACACAGT GTCTGACCTGAGAGCTGAAGAGATTTGGCAACAGTGGAAAA ATCAGCTTCTAGTTTCAACATCCCTATCAAGACCTTCAGACAGTCTGAAGACTGAAGGCCAGCAGGACAAGGACTCAGAGGCGACAGTACGCCAGCAGCAGGAGTGTGTGTGCTATGGCCTCGGCTCCTTTTCTTCATGTGTCTCAGCCCGCTACCAGCTGGCCatgttgctgctgctactgGATGCAGAACAT ATTCCCTTGAAGGATTGCTCTCTTTATGATCCTGCATTCTCCGTCAcagaaaaggacattttaagAGAGCTGGGTTTGACTGTGCTCACAGAAAATGAG GAGGGGAAGCGTCTGGCCTCTAAGCCCACCTTATTTTATCTAATGCACTGTGGAAAAGCTCTTTACAACAACCTGCTGTGGCAAAACTGGAACCCACACTGTTTGTCTCTGGTTACAATCATCGGAAACTGCTTCAGCGGCATCAGAGAGAG GACCATCGAGAGGGAATTGAAGCAGGATTACAGCTACATCAGCAAAGCTGTGGATTTGTGTGAAGAGAGACTTCTGCCTTGTCCTTCCCGTCTGATAGACGTCTTCAGTGATACAGCAGTTATCACTTTTCCTTCAGAGCGACTGAACAAACTCCCCTCATCTACGTGGACTGACTCACCTGAACCACAATACCAACATTGCTCAGATTTAGAAATTATACTGAAACAAACACCCGTCTTAGACTCTCCAGTGATAAGTCCTAGCTAA